The region GAATTGCTACAGCATCTGGCAGTTCTTTCCCTGGTCTGTGGTGATCGCAAATAATAAAGTCGATCCCTTTTTCTTTAGCATAAGCTACTTTATCGATGGCTTTTATACCACAATCTAAGGCAATGATAAGCGAGAAATCATTGTCAGCTGCAAAGTCAACTCCTTTAAAACTGACTCCATAACCTTCCTCATAACGGTCGGGAATATAAGTAGAAACACGGTCGTAGAAACTTTCAAGAAAAGTGGACATCAATGCCACACTAGTAGTTCCATCTACATCATAGTCACCGTAAACAAGGATGTTCTCATTGTTACCTACTGCTTTTTGAATCCGCTTTACTGCTAGGTCCATATCCTTCATAAGATAAGGGTCATGGAGTTCTTCTAGGTCAGGTCTAAAATAGGATCTCGCTTTCGCGAAAGCGTCCACACCACGCTGCACTAACAAACCAGCAAGAAAAGGATCAATGCCTAGTTCCTGAGCAAGTTGTTGTTGTTTTTGAGAATCTGGTATGGGTTTTAGAGTCCAGCGCATTTGGTAAAGATAAGATGTAAAAAAGAGTCATGGAATATAAATGTGACTTACCCGTTTCTCTTTAGCGACCTTTCCATTATCTTTATTACGTAAATTACACAACCAACCTTACAAAATTTCAAGAATGCCATTAGTAAACCCATTAGATGCTAGTCATGATACTGAAACAGCAGCACTAGCCGATTTCTTCAACGAGACTTTAGGGTTTTGTCCTAATTCTGTATTGACCATGCAGCACCGCCCAGCCATATCAAAAGCTTTTATCAACCTAAATAAAGCCGTAATGGCAAACGAGGGTCGTGTCACTAGCGCATTGAAAAGAATGATCGCTTGGGTTTCTAGCAATGCTACTGGATGCAGGTACTGTCAAGCGCACGCCATAAGAGCTGCAGAACGTTATGGAGCAGAACAGGAACAACTGGATAACATCTGGGAATACCGCACGCACGCTGCTTTTAACGAAGCAGAACGTGCTGCTTTAGATTTTTCTTTAGCCGCTAGCCAGGTACCCAACGCCGTAGATCAAACTATAAAAGAACGTTTACACCAGTATTGGAATGAAGGGGAGATAGTAGAAATGCTAGGGGTGATATCACTCTTCGGTTACCTCAACAGGTGGAATGATTCAATGGGTACCACTTTAGAAAATGATGCCATAGAGAGCGGCAATCAATATTTAGGGAAACATGGTTTTGAGGTGGGAAAGCATGTGTAACTGAATGAGTTTATCCTTTTACAAACTCCATAACCTGATCCTTTCCATCAGTAGTGTGCTCAATAGAAAAACCGCCTGCAGTTTTATAACCTACACCTATAAAGTTAGTCGTTACTGCAAGATAACAACCTCCCTTACTCTTCTTTAAGGTTCCTATGATCATATCACCTCTGAAAATAGTATAGCCTTCAGTAGAGCTCCTTAATGAAAAAGAATTATCTGTGGTTGCATAGTCCTTTTTTAGTCGTGTTACTTGAGATTGCATCGCAACTGCCGCTGCATCTATAACTTGGCGATCCTTTACTTGCTCATCAAATTCAGGGACTTTTCCAGCAATAGTAGTTACTTCTGCTGGTTGTTGAATTCCTATTTTTTCTTCATTAGCTACTTGCTCATCTACTACTACTTTAGGCGTGTACTTATAATCTACCTCATCAAAAGAAGTCATCGCATCTCTTAATGCTTCAAAATAGGCTCTATCGTTAGATTTGGTAGTCCCTACTCCTTTTTTACTAGTAAAAACAACAGTCCCTGTACAATCCACCAATTGCAATACCATAAATATCCGAAGGGTTCCTGATTTATCCACTTTTAATTGAAGTGCGTTGCACTCGCCACGGTTCATATCTGCTGGAAGAACTTCAGAATTTCTGAATGCTATAAAGTTGTGTTTTTTAAGTTCAAATACGACCAGCTCATTAAAGCTGTATTCATTAGCCTCATTTTGAAACTCGTACTGATTATTTACAATAATATATTTATATTGATTCAGCGCTACATCTTGTGCGTTTGCAAACAATGATGTTGTAATAAATAAAAATAAGAATAGTTGTTTCATAAGACTTGTAACTTACATTATTAGGGCTTTCCTAGAACGATTCCATTCTATTGATGTTGTCGGGAATATAGGTTTCTGTTTTCTTAAAAGAATAAAAGTTGATGCTCCTCTTCCATAGGGCCGAAAGTGGAAAAATACAAATTAACTAAGAACTAAAGAGTCATACTAGAATCAAAATATCCTTAACAACTCTAATAAACAAGTCTAATTTATGAACAATACTTCGTAAAAATACACTGAAACCCTACCTTTGAAACTTACACGCCATTCCAACCAATCTCATGAAAAAATTAGAACTCCTTAAAAAGTACTTTGGTTACGACAGTTTCCGACCACTGCAAGAACAAGTTATAGACGATGTTATTGCTGGTAAAGACCTTATGGTAGTCATGCCTACCGGTGGAGGGAAATCTATGTGTTTCCAGTTACCTTCCTTATTGTTGGATGGTATCACCTTAGTGGTCTCGCCATTAATTGCCTTGATGAAAGATCAGGTAGATGCATTGCGGGCTAATGGTATCTCTGCTTCTTATTTTAACAGCTCCCAAGATGTCACACAGCAACAAGAAATGCTGGAAGAATTGCGTTCTGGAAGCTTAAAACTTATATATGTGGCTCCAGAAAGCATAGGGCTACTCAACAATCACTTGCAAGAAATACCTGTTTCTTTGATCGCGGTAGATGAGGCGCACTGCATTTCTACATGGGGGCATGATTTTAGACCCGCCTACACGCAACTTGCTTATTTTAAAACCAGCTTTCCAGAGGCTAATCTCATCGCTCTAACCGCAACCGCAGATCGAGCTACAAGAGCAGATATCAAAAAGCAATTGGGTATTCAAAATGCAGAAGAATATGTCGCCTCTTTTGATAGGCCTAATCTAACCTTAGAAGTACGCCCAGGAAACAATCGTTTACAGCAAATACGTCGCTTTCTTCAAAAGAATAAAGGGGAGTCTGGAATTATTTATTGTTTAAGTAGAAAAACCTGTGAAAGCCTTGCTAGTAAAATTGCTGCTTACGGTTTTGACGCAGCGGCTTACCATGCAGGATTGAGTCACGAAGAGCGAGAGAATGTACAAGAAAAATTTATCAAAGACGATCTTAAAATAGTCTGTGCAACCATTGCTTTTGGAATGGGAATCGATAAATCCAATGTCCGCTTTGTATTGCACTACAACATGCCTAAAAATATAGAAGGCTATTATCAAGAGATAGGTCGTGCGGGTCGTGATGGCGTTAATTCTCATGCATTATTATTTCATAGTTATGCAGACATGATCCAACTGCGTAAATTTGCAGAAGGCAGCGGTAATGCAGAGGTTCAGATAGCAAAGCTAGAACGCATGAAGCAATTTGCTGAGGCCTTAACTTGTAGAAGAAAGATGTTGCTTTCTTACTTCAATGAATATCTTGACGAAGACTGCGGCAATTGTGATGTTTGCCTCAATAAACCAGACTTTTTTGACGCCACTTTATCAGCACAAAAAGCATTGAGTGCGGTAATTAGAACTGGGGAAAAAGCATCTCTTAATCTACTCATAGATGTGTTGCGTGGAGCGCAAAATGCAGCGGTCATAGAAAGTGGGTTCCAGCAAATAAAAACCTATGGTGCAGGAAAAGAGACCTCTTGGAACGACTGGCAACAATTTATTGTGCAAATGATCAATCAAGGACTGGTAGAAATTGCTTTCCATGAATTCAATCATTTAAAGATAACACCACAGGGGAAAGAAGTGCTTTTTGATGGACGCAAGGTGTCCCTGGCGGTGATTCCTAAACCAGAAGAACTGGCTGCCAAAAGAGCGCAACACACCCAAGAAGAACTACCTACAGAGGTCAACCGCGATCTCTACGAAACATTGCGCAAAACTAGGCTCCAACTCGCAAACGCCGGCAATCTAGCTCCGTATATGGTTTTCAGTGATGCAACACTAAAGGATATGGCTGCTAGAATACCA is a window of Nonlabens sp. MB-3u-79 DNA encoding:
- a CDS encoding carboxymuconolactone decarboxylase family protein, coding for MPLVNPLDASHDTETAALADFFNETLGFCPNSVLTMQHRPAISKAFINLNKAVMANEGRVTSALKRMIAWVSSNATGCRYCQAHAIRAAERYGAEQEQLDNIWEYRTHAAFNEAERAALDFSLAASQVPNAVDQTIKERLHQYWNEGEIVEMLGVISLFGYLNRWNDSMGTTLENDAIESGNQYLGKHGFEVGKHV
- the recQ gene encoding DNA helicase RecQ, translating into MKKLELLKKYFGYDSFRPLQEQVIDDVIAGKDLMVVMPTGGGKSMCFQLPSLLLDGITLVVSPLIALMKDQVDALRANGISASYFNSSQDVTQQQEMLEELRSGSLKLIYVAPESIGLLNNHLQEIPVSLIAVDEAHCISTWGHDFRPAYTQLAYFKTSFPEANLIALTATADRATRADIKKQLGIQNAEEYVASFDRPNLTLEVRPGNNRLQQIRRFLQKNKGESGIIYCLSRKTCESLASKIAAYGFDAAAYHAGLSHEERENVQEKFIKDDLKIVCATIAFGMGIDKSNVRFVLHYNMPKNIEGYYQEIGRAGRDGVNSHALLFHSYADMIQLRKFAEGSGNAEVQIAKLERMKQFAEALTCRRKMLLSYFNEYLDEDCGNCDVCLNKPDFFDATLSAQKALSAVIRTGEKASLNLLIDVLRGAQNAAVIESGFQQIKTYGAGKETSWNDWQQFIVQMINQGLVEIAFHEFNHLKITPQGKEVLFDGRKVSLAVIPKPEELAAKRAQHTQEELPTEVNRDLYETLRKTRLQLANAGNLAPYMVFSDATLKDMAARIPLDDNEFADITGVGSHKHDTYGVPFLKIISEFKDSRTDDFIYREEIAKPKRQKKKVSGPKKDTVMESVKLFWDGKTIKDIAEIRGFQSSTIMAHLTKRYESHNDIDLEKLIDGKDYDLIAADFEKIKNEESLKTVFEHFDGKIDYGSLRIGLSLLKEKTKA